One Stenotrophomonas sp. SAU14A_NAIMI4_5 DNA segment encodes these proteins:
- a CDS encoding T6SS immunity protein Tdi1 domain-containing protein, translating to MIEDHSGRYWRLCPEDLYCTVIARSRAELDALARDQDFLQDWYMAALVQQAEERLGTLQPGHAYCLKIPGALGGEYGGGNLATVPLAELIGASGSMAQQIDGLPEGAQVKLSVVE from the coding sequence ATGATCGAGGACCACAGCGGCCGCTACTGGCGGCTGTGCCCGGAAGATCTCTACTGCACGGTCATCGCCCGGTCGCGCGCCGAACTCGATGCACTCGCGCGCGATCAGGATTTCCTGCAGGACTGGTACATGGCCGCGCTGGTGCAGCAGGCGGAAGAGCGCCTCGGCACGCTGCAGCCCGGCCATGCGTATTGCCTGAAGATTCCCGGCGCGCTGGGCGGTGAGTACGGCGGCGGCAATCTCGCCACGGTGCCACTGGCCGAACTGATCGGCGCGTCGGGCAGCATGGCGCAACAGATCGATGGGCTGCCCGAAGGTGCCCAGGTGAAGCTGAGCGTGGTCGAATGA